One region of Streptomyces sp. CG4 genomic DNA includes:
- a CDS encoding SIS domain-containing protein — protein MSDGTPADLFFDAAIGLLRRVREEEAEPIAAAGTLLADTVAAGGRLFAFGAGHSSLAAQDVVYRAGGLALMNLLAVPGVVGVDVTPATLGSALERVDGLASAVLDTSPVRAGDALVIISLSGRNALPVEMARGARALGLKVIGVTSVAYAAQTRSRHASGTFLKDHCDIVLDSKIAVGDAELTLDTIPAPFAPASTVVTTALLQAVMATTAATLADRGIEPPLLRSGNVDGGHEWNGRVMQEYGDRIFYRR, from the coding sequence ATGAGCGACGGCACGCCTGCCGACCTGTTCTTCGACGCCGCCATCGGCCTGCTGCGACGGGTCCGTGAGGAGGAGGCCGAGCCGATCGCCGCGGCCGGCACCCTGCTCGCCGACACGGTCGCCGCCGGTGGCCGGCTGTTCGCCTTCGGCGCCGGGCACTCCTCGCTGGCCGCTCAGGACGTCGTCTACCGGGCGGGCGGCCTCGCCCTGATGAACCTGCTCGCCGTGCCCGGCGTCGTCGGTGTCGACGTCACCCCGGCCACCCTCGGCTCCGCCCTCGAACGCGTCGACGGCCTCGCGAGTGCCGTCCTGGACACCTCACCGGTGCGCGCCGGCGACGCCCTCGTGATCATCTCCCTGTCCGGCCGCAACGCCCTGCCCGTGGAGATGGCCCGCGGCGCCCGCGCCCTCGGCCTCAAGGTCATCGGCGTCACCTCGGTCGCCTACGCCGCGCAGACCAGGTCCCGGCACGCCTCCGGCACCTTCCTGAAGGACCACTGCGACATCGTGCTGGACTCGAAGATCGCGGTCGGCGACGCGGAACTCACCCTCGACACCATCCCGGCACCCTTCGCGCCCGCCTCCACCGTCGTCACCACCGCCCTGCTGCAGGCCGTCATGGCGACCACCGCCGCCACCCTCGCCGACCGGGGCATCGAGCCGCCGCTGCTGCGCTCCGGCAACGTCGACGGCGGCCACGAGTGGAACGGCCGCGTGATGCAGGAGTACGGCGACCGGATCTTCTACCGGCGCTGA
- a CDS encoding alpha/beta hydrolase, producing the protein MARRIDVTGSGGVRLAAWEFADPPKTGPDPVQGRAEAEPGAPGVLLLHGLMGRASHWASTARWLAARHRAVALDQRGHGQSEKSPRSAYTREAYVEDAEAALEQLGLTPAVLVGHAMGALTAWQLAAKRPELVRGLIICDMRASALGAASQREWAEWFRAWPVPFATLADVRKWFGEDDPWVERPNPARGAFYAEVMHESADGWRPVFEPELMLRTRESWVYDAHWEELAQVRCPTLVVRGVDGELGRAEAQEMVRVLPAGAYAEVADAGHLAHYELPLAWRASVLPFLDGVLGD; encoded by the coding sequence ATGGCACGGCGTATCGACGTGACGGGATCGGGTGGCGTGCGCCTGGCTGCCTGGGAGTTCGCCGACCCTCCCAAGACGGGTCCCGATCCGGTGCAGGGCCGGGCGGAGGCGGAGCCCGGCGCTCCGGGCGTGCTGTTACTGCACGGCCTGATGGGCCGCGCCTCCCACTGGGCCTCGACGGCCCGCTGGCTCGCCGCACGCCACCGCGCCGTCGCCCTCGACCAGCGCGGGCACGGCCAGAGCGAGAAGTCCCCCCGGTCCGCCTACACCCGCGAGGCCTACGTCGAGGACGCCGAGGCCGCCCTCGAACAGCTCGGTCTCACCCCCGCCGTCCTCGTCGGCCACGCCATGGGCGCGCTGACCGCCTGGCAGCTCGCCGCGAAGCGTCCCGAACTGGTCCGGGGCCTGATCATCTGCGACATGCGGGCCTCCGCGCTGGGCGCGGCCTCGCAGCGGGAGTGGGCGGAGTGGTTCCGGGCCTGGCCCGTCCCCTTCGCCACGCTGGCCGACGTACGCAAGTGGTTCGGTGAGGACGACCCGTGGGTGGAGCGGCCGAACCCGGCCCGCGGCGCGTTCTACGCCGAGGTCATGCACGAGTCCGCCGACGGCTGGCGCCCCGTCTTCGAGCCGGAGCTGATGCTGCGGACCCGGGAGAGCTGGGTGTACGACGCGCACTGGGAGGAGCTGGCGCAGGTGCGCTGCCCGACGCTGGTGGTGCGTGGGGTGGACGGGGAGCTGGGGCGGGCGGAGGCGCAGGAGATGGTGCGGGTGCTTCCGGCGGGGGCGTATGCGGAGGTCGCCGATGCCGGGCACCTCGCCCACTATGAGCTGCCGCTGGCCTGGCGGGCTTCTGTGCTGCCGTTTCTTGACGGGGTGCTCGGGGACTGA
- a CDS encoding metal-dependent transcriptional regulator, producing MSGLIDTTEMYLRTILELEEEGVVPMRARIAERLDQSGPTVSQTVARMERDGLVSVASDRHLELTDEGRRLATRVMRKHRLAECLLVDVIGLEWEQVHAEACRWEHVMSEAVERRVLELLRHPTESPYGNPIPGLEELGEKDGANPFLDESMVSLADLDPGSDGKTVVVRRIGEPIQTDAQLMYTLRRAGVQPGSVVSVTESAGGVLVGSGGEAAELEADVASHVFVAKR from the coding sequence ATGTCCGGACTGATCGACACCACGGAGATGTATCTCCGCACCATCCTCGAGCTCGAAGAGGAAGGCGTCGTCCCCATGCGCGCCCGCATCGCGGAGCGGCTGGACCAGAGCGGGCCGACGGTGAGCCAGACGGTGGCGCGCATGGAGCGCGACGGCCTGGTGTCCGTGGCCAGCGACCGCCATCTGGAGCTGACCGACGAGGGCCGCAGGCTCGCCACGCGCGTGATGCGCAAGCACCGGCTGGCCGAGTGCCTCCTCGTCGATGTGATCGGCCTGGAGTGGGAGCAGGTGCACGCGGAGGCCTGTCGCTGGGAGCACGTGATGAGCGAGGCCGTGGAGCGCCGCGTCCTGGAGCTGCTGCGGCACCCCACCGAGTCGCCGTACGGCAACCCGATCCCGGGCCTGGAGGAGCTGGGCGAGAAGGACGGCGCCAACCCGTTCCTGGACGAGAGCATGGTCTCGCTGGCCGACCTCGACCCGGGCTCGGACGGCAAGACGGTCGTCGTCCGCCGGATCGGCGAGCCGATCCAGACGGACGCGCAGCTGATGTACACGCTGCGGCGCGCGGGTGTGCAGCCCGGCTCCGTGGTGAGCGTGACGGAGTCGGCCGGCGGTGTCCTGGTGGGCAGCGGTGGCGAGGCGGCCGAGCTGGAGGCGGACGTCGCCTCGCACGTGTTCGTCGCCAAGCGCTGA